In Pseudomonadota bacterium, the sequence CAACATCGCCGTTGCCGAAGCCCAGGATTTTCCGGTGGAAGCCCGGAACAACTGGTTCGGTTCGAAAAACCGGCAGAAAATAGATGAACTGATCTTTGACAAACAGGACGACGCGGATCTGGGCGAGATCTTTATCGATCCTGTTCTCGACAAACCGGTCGACTGGAAAGCAGGCAAATAATGAACAGCAATGAACAGAAGTTGACCTGGCTCGCCGGGTTTTCCCATTTTATCACCCATGGCTACATGAGTCTTCTCCCTGCAGTCCTGGTGATGATCACCGCGGAACATTCAATGAGTTTTACCGATATCGGCATTATCGCCAATATCGGCTATTTCCTCTACGGGTTGGGAGCGATCCCGGCCGGGTACCTTTCCGACAAGTTCGGCTCCAAAAGGGTCCTGACCTTCGGGGTTGGCGGGATGGCTCTTTCTTCGTTGCTGGTCGGGGTGTCCCAGGGCATTTGGGGGTTTGCGGTCTGCTACGCCTTTCTGGGTGCATTTGCCAGCATTCACCATCCGGCCGGGCTTTCCCTGATCGCGAGAAGGGTGGAGTCGGCCAAGGGCAAGGCCCTTGGTATTCACGGTGTTCTCGGCAATGTCGGCATCTTTCTGACCCCTCTGGTGGCGGTGCTAGGGATCAAGTTCTTTCACACCTGGCGGGCGGCCTACGTCCTGTATGGTCTTGTCGGCATCCTGTTTGCGGTGATGATGTACCTGTCCCGGGTGGATGACGAGCCCGATCTCCACTGGCGTTCGTTTTTCAGGTGGGGCGGCGCTTTACGTGACCCTGTGGACGATGAGGTTGCAGTGCCCGGATCAGCAACCGGCCAGGCTGCTCCGGCAAAAGGTGGGGCGGATCTGCCGGGCGCAATGCTTATTCTTCCTGTTTCCCTGCTTCTTCTTTACTGCGGGAGTATTCTTTCCGGGTTTATTTTCCGCGGTTCCCTCACTTTCATGCCGTCGCTCCTCCAGCAGGAAGTGCACTTTATCACCAGCAGTGATGAACCGGTTGTGCTTGCCGGAACGGTGACGACGGTTGTTCTCTCCCTCGGCCTGATCGGCGCCTGGTTCGGCGGCTGGATCAACGACAAAATCAAAAGGCCGGAATTTTTCCCGATCATCCTTTTTGCCATCGTGGCGCCGCTCCTTTATATGGTCAGCAGCATGACCGACAACGGTCTCTTGTCATCCATTTCCCTGTTCAGCCTTTTCTATTACGCCTGGCAGCCTTCCCATAACTATCTGATTTCCAGATATACCAAGAAAGCCTCCCACGGCATGGGGTTCGGGGTGAATTTTTTCCTGATCTTCGGGGTCGGCTCGATTGCCACCGCGATCGGCGGCTATGTTGCCGATGATTTCGGGGTCGACCGCTTTTACCTGGTGATGGCGGTCATCGCCGTTGCGGCCCTTGCCGCAGCCATCGGCGTGTATCTGGTGAAACCTTATCTGATCAAGGGTTCCCTGCATCTGGTGCGGGAGAACAACAACGCCCGGTAAACGATGACGGAGAGATCCGGATTCCCGCCGGTTGTCGGAAAAAAGCCGGAGTCATTGATCCTGGGCAGCATGCCCGGCGAAGAATCCCTCCGGCAGGGTGAATACTACGCCCACAAACGCAACTCGTTCTGGACGATTCTCTGTCGACTTCTGGGGTGTGATCCAGCCAATCTTGATTATGAAGGCAGAACAAAACTCCTGGAACACAACCATCTCGCCTTATGGGATGTGCTGAAAAGCTGCAGAAGGGCAGGGAGTCTTGATTCTTCAATCGAAACCGAAACCATCATCGTCAATGACTTCAACTCCCTTTATCAGCAGTACCCGAGCATCAGGACCGTGTTTTTCAACGGAACCCGGGCCGAGCAGGAGTACCGGAAAAGGGTTCTGCCGTTTTTAAAAGATGAAGGTGCCCGCATGAAACTGATCCGGCTGCCGTCGACCAGCCCGGCCATGGCCATGATGAAGGTAGAGGAGAAGATTGAAAAATGGTCATTGATTCTCAAGTATTCGAACTGTTTTCGAAACCCCATAAACTCGGTGGACACGTGAAAAAAATTATCGCTCTTTTGCTGCTCGCCTCTCTTCTTCACTGGCCCGTCATGGCTCCGGCGGATGAATGCATGGATGGAGACTGCGAGAATGGAACCGGCACCGGCTTTACCGAAGAAGGCTTGATCTATAAAGGTGAATGGAAAAACGGTATGCCCCACGGATCCGGCAAGCTCACCATCTCAAAGGACAAAGCAATTGAAGGCCGCTGGGAAAACGGCAAGCTGGTGGATGATCAAAAAGAGAAGTGAAATTCCGGCTGTCACCACTCTCAAGGTTCCCGTCATTCCGGCGAAACAAAACGAAAATGACAAGTTGTTCCCGGAGTTCTTGCCTCGTTGTTTCTGTATTCATAAACGGTATAAAAAAAATGGTCGGGCAGTTGTTCTCCCATGTCGCCATGGTTATGGTGATTTTTACCGGGAGTACCGGGAGATAGGCTGGCGTTCCGCCGTCTTTCCCCTTTATTTTGCTGTGCACGATGTGGTATAATACCCTGTTTTCAATAATTAAAACCGTATGGGGGGGGTATGAATATTCTAGGTCGGTTTCTGTCTAGAGCGTTTTCCTTTTTCGTTCTATCTTTTTTGCTCATATCCTGTGGCAGCGGCGGGGGAGGCGGCGGTGAAGCTCCGCCCGCTGACCCGCCGGTTGATCCTCCGGCCACCTCTCAATTGAGTACTGTTGGTCCTTTATATCCTCTTAATGGTGCCGACTGGAATGATTATGTGGTTGGCGCCGACATTTCTTCCGCTTCAGATACCGCCTGTGTTGCAGGGACTCCACCATGTATCCACGGGGGAGAGGTCCGGAGCATGGAAGTAACAGGCCGGTCAAGCTGTTCCGGCCTGACGGCGAGTGATAATCTGGAGGTCTTTGAATGGATGTGTCAAGTAAGCGGGCCTAGTACAATCCGGTTTGTTTCGACCGGTTTCAAACAGGGGAAAGGACTAAGCAACCTGATCGATTTTACGGGGAGTGGCTCCCTCCGGCAAAACGCCCTGACCGTGCTGGATGGTGCGACCCAGATTGCTCATTCCCTCCCGGCGGTCTGGTGGAGCAATCCTGTGCTGGTTAATAATGACGGCAGTAATTTGTCCTCCCCCGGCACAATTTATATTGTTACTCAGGATGCCAATGCTAAATACACCATCAATGCTGACAGGGTTGCGTTAGTCACAAAACCAAATTTGGTGACTATTAAGGATACAATTCCTAGTACAGCAGACCCGAATGTTTCAGCCAATGGCTTCAATTTTTTATGGTTGGAGGTAAAAGCAGATGCTACAGCTACTCCTCCCGGGCTACTAGGAGTAACGGGAGGAATTTCTTTGACTTCAACCAGACATTCGGTCTTGCACAATGTTGTTGCAGATAATTCTGCTGGCTTGGGTGTGAGTCTTGTGAGTGCTTCATATAACCGCCTGAACAATATCTCCGTTAGCGGTAATGTCAGTTCTGGGGTGTCTCTAAACAATTCCTCAAACAACACACTGAGTGATATTGTTACCGGAGGAAACGGCAATTCAGAGATCACTCTCAATAATTCCTCAAATGACAATATTCTAATCGGGGTGACCGCCAGTGGGAATAATTCCGTAACCGGTGTCAAACTGGATGGTTCTCGGAATAATTATCTGAGCAATGTAACAGTCAGTGGAAACAATCACGGTATCGAGCTGGATACATCTACAAACAATTATTTTGGCAATGTGCTTGCCAGTCGTAATACAAAAAACACGAGTATCGGTTTGTATATGTACAATGCCTCAAGTGACAACTTCATCAATAATCTCACCGCCACCGAAGACAGTAATTACGGTATTCGGCTGGAAGGGGGCTCAAGCGGTAATACCTTTGACGGGCTGTTGCAGGTTGGGCTCAATACTGCTGGTAATTGTTCAGTTGTTGACACGAGTGGAGATCTAGACAGCAGCTGTGCCGGTTCCGTTGCAAGTTCTACAACCATCTCCGATCCAATCTCGTTTGTTGATGCTGCCGGAGGTGATTATGCACTTAAAACCGACGATCAGGTAGTTTTTAATAAATTCACTGCTTTGCCGACAGGAGATGATGTGCTGACGGATGCATGGTTCACGGCCCCTCCCAAGCTCATGAACGCTGTTGAGATAAGTGGTGACGGAATCGGTAATGACAATCTGTTCTGTGAATCGAATGAGACCTGTCTGTTCACTCCGAACATGGGTTCTTACCAGGGGCACGGCAATCTGATTTCGGCCGGCACATTCACCGGTGGGACAATAACCGGGGTGACCTTGTTGAAATATCAGACCAACGGCAATTAACCCTGATCTGATCCGGCATTAATCAAAAACAAACAACAACGGCCACCTTCGGGATTCCTGAAGGTGGCCGTTGTTGTTTAGATATATGACTTGCAACAATCAATCAGGCGGTGACCCTTTCCACCAGTTTGTCCATATCCTTTCTGATCTTCGTGTAATCCTCTTCATTTAAACCGGCGCCGAGGGCTACTTTTTTTGCCATTTCGGCGGTGAGAAAGTCGCCGGGGCCGTGGGCGTCGGCGTTCACGGCGAGCATGGCGCCGATTGCCTTGGCGAGTTTCGCCACGTGGCCGTTGGTCAGGGAATGGCCCTTGCGGCCGGAAAGTTCGAGCATCACCCCTTTTTCTCTGGCGAGTTCCACATCTTCCCTGGTGATGAAGCCCGGATGGGATAGAATATCGACCCCGGCTTCGATGGCGGCTCGGTTGGTTCCAGGTTTTACTGGTTCAACCGGAGTTTCTCCGTGCGCGACGACGATCAGGGCGCCCAGTTCCCTCGCCTTTGCGGTGAGTTTGCTGAACAGCTCCGGCGGCACATGGGTCAGTTCGATTCCGGGGATCAGTTTCGTTTTGGAGTAGGGGTTCAGGTCTTTTGCGGCCTGGACGATTCGGGGGATAATGAAGTCCATGTTCGAGGAATCGGCATGGTCGGTAATGGCCACCGCCGTGTATCCGAGGATTTCAACCCGGCGGAGATGCTCGGCCGGGACCAGTTCCCCGTCACTGAAGAAGGTATGGGTGTGAAGGTCGATCATGTCAATCCTTTACTTTTGGTTATTTTCCAAGATTGCTTCTCTCCGGATCAGATCCGGAATGAAGGTGAAAAAAACAGGTGTTTCTCAAATTTGACGCGGCGGACTGGATGTTACGGTGATTCCTCGCAATTTGAGTCATGGACTCTTCGACAAGCTCAGCGTGAGTGGAATTACTATTGAAGCTCCCCGCGGCAAGCCACGGGGAATCTCCGTATGGAAGGTTGCTTTCATCAGATTCGCTCACTAACCCCGCAGCAGATAGCGAACAGCGTGAGACTTCGAGCTGCGGGGAATGCGTTTCGCTTTGCATGTTCAATTTGTCACTCCGAGCCAGTCGAATTTGTTCATCCTGACCGTGAGCCTGTCGAACTTTCGAAGCCGTTCATCCTGAGCCTGTCGAAGGATGGCTCAACGTCCTTGCTGCCTCACACCAGAAACAAGATTCGGTGGTATTTATAGAAGATCCAAATTTGTACTTGAGCCTTTCCGGATATCTTAAATCAAACGAGCTTCCCGCGCAATGAATGCTGGCACGCTTCCTCAATCAGTGCTTCGTGGGTCTGACCCGGAGCAAGCTCGGGCTTGCCGGCGAAATTCACTATCTGATTGGTGGTGGTCCGGCCGCTCCACTGGCCGTCCCCGGTTCTGCTTTCACCTTCAATCATCACCTGCAGAGTTTGTCCGACATACTCCTGATACCTCTCGACCGTGATCTCCTGTTGCCTTGCCTGCAACCGCCTTAAGCGTTCGCTTTTGACGGTTTCAGCAACTTTTTCCTTGAAAGTGGCCGAGACTGTTTTTGGCCGGTCGGAATATTTGAATGAGAAGGCGCCATGATAGCGGACGTTTTCCAGAAGCTGCATGGTCATTGCAAAATCACCGTCGGTTTCGCCGGGAAAGCCGACGATAATGTCGGTCGTGATGGCGATCTCCGGGGAATATTTTCTCAAACCCGAAACTTTTTCCAGATATTCTTCAATGGTGTATTTCCGGTTCATTTTTTTTAAGACCGCATTGGAACCGGACTGAACCGGCAGGTGGAAGTGCGGGCACAGGTTGGCGAGTTCGGAAAAGCAGGCCATCAGTTTTTCCGACAGGTCTTTCGGGTTTGAGGTGGTGAAGCGGAGTCGCTCGACCCCGTCGATTCCGGCGACCATCTTCAGAAGTTCCGGGAAATCCGGATACGATCCGGCGGGGCGATCGAGACCATAGGAATTGACGTTCTGACCAAGCAGGGTGATATCCTTCACCCCGGCTTTCAACAGGTTTCTGATCTCGTCGGCAATATGATCGGGAGGGCGGCTCACTTCGCGGCCGCGGGTATGCGGCACCACACAGTAGGTACAGAAATTGTTGCAGCCCTGCATGATCGTGACGAACTTCTTGTGCCCGACCGCCGAACTTTCGAGATCCGGAATAAATGACGGAATTTCAAATGAATCCGACTGGCTGATTGCAGTCCGCCGGTCCGCGCCTTCCGACACGGATTGAACCAGTTCCGGCAATCGGTAAATATTCTGCGGGCCGACCACCAGGTCAACATGGGGCATCCTGGCCAGGATGTTGTTTCCTTCCTGCTGGGCGACGCAGCCGGTCATCGCAATGATCAGACCGGGATTATTTATCTTGCTTCGTTTCAGACTGCCAAGCAGGCTCATGGCCTTCTGTTCCGCCTTACCTCTGATGCTGCAGGTGTTTACCACCACCAGGTCCGCTTCATCGATTTCCCTGGTGAGCTGATAATTGGAACGGCATAACAGCTGTCCCATGATTTCGGAGTCGCGCTCATTCATCTGACAGCCGAATGTTTCAATATATGCCTTGCCGGTATTTGCCATGTGTCTATCTAAATCTCTGAGAATCCGAAAATTTAATGGGCGGGAGTGATCCAGTCAGGATCGATCAATCCTCTTTTCTGCCGATGGTCCCCTCGGACCACTTGAGCCGGACGAGGGCGATCTGGAAATCGAAAAGGGCGTTGAAGTTGTTTGTTCTGGCCCGGGTGAGAAGGGTCTCCGAGTCGAGAAGTTCTGTTGAGGTCCCCAGCTGGGCCTGATAACGGGCGGTGTTGATGCGGAAGTTCTCCTCTGCCTGTTCAATGGCCTTGCGGGTGACCCGGATGTTTTCTTCGGCGAGTTGAATATTCAGGAAGGCGTCTCTTGCCTGGAGAACAAGATGATCGAGAAGCTTTTCTTTCCCGGATCGTGCTTTTTCCGCCTGCAGCATGGCTGAGGCGGTCTTGTCTTTCTGCTGTCCCCATGACCAGAAATTCCATGACGCGATGATCTGCGCCTGTTTCACTTCTTCGGACCCCGGGGGATAGTCGCTGGCAGCCGGATCATCTCCCTGGCGGGTATAAGAGGCGTTCAGGTCAAGGGAGGGGAGGTAGGGCGCTTTTTCGAGGATGACTTTCAGTTCAGCCATCCGGGCGGAGGTGTCTGCTTCAGCCAGTTCGGGGCGATTGGTTTTCAGCCTTTCGACTGTTTCCTGCCATGAGGCACGGTAAGGCTGATAATCCAGACTTCCCTGAATCTCCAGGGCAAAATCAACCGGCTGGCGCATCAGGAGATTCAAAGTCGAGCGGGCGAGGGAAGTTCTGCTTCTGGCGAGCAGCAGATTCTGTTCGCCCTGGGCCAGTTCAAGTTCGCTCAAAAGAAGGTCGTTCTTGGGAATCAGCCCGACTTCATGAAAAGCTTTCGCGTCTTTGAGATGCGATTCGAGCCTTTTTAAGGAAAGGGCCGCCTCATTTTCCAATTCTCCCGCTTTCAAAAGATTATAAAAGGCAGTGTGGACCTCAAGAATCAGATCATTTCTGGTCCGGCTCAACTGGTGATCGGCGGTAACCTGGGCCAGATGATTCATATCAACTGCGGTGACCAGGGCTTTCCCATGGTAAAGCGGCTGCTCAAGAATCACCGAATAGGCGTAGTAATTGTCAATGCCGGGGGTTGCCAGCGAATCCGGTTGATAGGTGTAGCCATATCTGGCGCTTAAAGAAGGGTAGATATCCTTTTTTGCGGCAGCATAAAGACCGTTTCTGGATTCGCTTTCTGCCCGGGCGGCTGACAGCCCGGGATCACCCTGCAGCGCCCTGGTGACACACTCGTCAATCGTCAATCCCTGGGCATAAGATGAAACAGGCAGAAGAGAAAGAATTAACAATAGCGAAATTTTATTCATAAAAACAGGTGATAAAATAAAAAAAGTTAATGTTTAACATCAAGTTTGTTTCTGGTGATTGCATCTTGCATGCTGTCGAGAAGGGACACGAGCTCCGGTTTGAAGCCGTGAAAATATTTCAAGCTGATCAGGCCGTCCTTTATATCGACAGTTGAAAGCGTTGAAAGACCATCGTACCCTTCAAGAATAAATTTAAGATACGCGATTTTTTCTTTTGCCACCACTGCGTACAGGCAATTGAGCAGGGGAGGGGTGGTATTTTTTGTCGTTTTCATACCGAAAGAGAGGTGTCGATACCACCCATTAACTCTTTGTGGGCCTCCAATACAGGCGCAACAACTTCATCGAGATATTCCTCGGTTTGCCTGCCGGCCCTGCCGGTGAATTCGCTGCCATCGCCAACAAGCATGGAGAGTTCCTCAAGATCGAATGGTATCGCGGGGTCGTTGGCGAGTCTTTGCAGGAGATCGTTTTCAAGGCCTTCTTCTTTGACGGCTCGACCCGCCTCAACCGAATGAACCTTGACGACCTCGTGCATTTCCTGGCGGCTTTTCCCTCGTTCCACGCTGGCCATGAGAATTTTTTCTGTTGCCATAAAGGGCAGTTCCTGGAGAAGATGTTTTTTGATCTGCTTCGGGTAGACAACCATATCGCTCGAAATGTTAAGGTATAACTTTAACACCGCGTCAGTCAGCAGGAAGGCCTGGGGGATATCCATGCGTCGGATTGCGGAGTCATCAAGGGTTCTTTCAAACCATTGGTTGGCGTAGGTGGCTGAGAAATCGGCGGTCAGCCCCATCAGTTTACGGGAGAGCCCCGTCATTCGCTCGGAGCGCATCGGGTTTCGTTTGTAAGCCATGGCTGAACTGCCCACCTGGTTTTTAGCAAACGGCTCTTCCTGGACCTTGAGGTTGGAGAGAAGGCGTAGGTCGACAGCAAATTTGTGGGCTGAAGCGCCAATTCCAGCGAGGGTTTCGGCTATTTTCATATCAAGTTTTCTGGTATAAGTTTGACCTGTCACTGCAAAAACATCGGAAAAACCAAGCTTTGATGCAACAAGTTCATCCAGTTTTCTAACCTTGTCATGATCGCCCTTGAACAGTTCGATGTAGGTGGCCTGGGTGCCGACGGTGCCCTTGGCGCCTCTGGCTTTGATCTGTGAGGCCAGGTGATTCAGGTAGTCCAGATCCATCAACAGATCCTGGATGTACAGGGTGTGCCTCTTTCCTACAGTGGTCGGTTGCGCCGGCTGGTAATGCGTGTAGCCGAGTGTTGCCAGGTCCTTGTGTTTGCGGCAAAAAACAGCAAGGTTGCTGATGGTGTTCAGCAGGGATTTCTTGATCAGCGCAAGGGCATTTCTCTGGAGGATCAGGTCAGTGTTGCAGCCGACGAACTGAGAGGTTGCCCCCAGATGGATGATTGGCTCGGCGGTTGGGCATTTGAGCCCGTAAGCGTAAACATGGGCCATGACATCATGGCGGATTTCTTTTTCCTTTGCAGCGGCAGCCTGAAAGTCAATATCGTCAAGATTGGCTTTCAGTTCGGCAATCATTTCGGGCTTGATGATGTCAGTCAAGCCCAGCTCGTATTGTGCTTCAGCCAGAGCCAGCCAGCATTTGCGCCAGGTTCTGATCCTGTTGCGCTCGGAAAATATTTTCTGCATCTCCGGGCTTGTATATCTGCTTACCAGCGGCTCCTGGTATATATCGCGGTCCATTTTTTCTCCTGTTAACTGTCTATGCTTGCGAAATTCAATAGCTTGGTGAGGCATGCTTTCAGAGTCAAAAAACCTTTACCAGAATTCTCATAAAAATGCATGGCTAACCAGTTCATCGGATTTAATTGATCCAGGGCCTGTTTGTGCAATGTCGCATAATGTATATTATGTATAATGAAATAAAGATATCGGTAATTCAATTACTTGTGTTGAAAACCTCCGCATCTTCGATCCTCGCCTCCCAATTCGAAATGCCACGAAATTCATTTAAAGTTATTTTATAGGCCAGGTTTATGGAACTCCGGGAAGTCAGATTACTGAAAAGATCCGCCTTGCCGAACCCGACACTGTTTACCGAAACAGACTCTCCTTCATACCGGAGACGGATTGATCCATTCCCGATTCCTTTAATATCTTTCAAATGACCGGCGTCAAAGGAACAACAAAAGATCGGTTGTGGATTATCAAAACCAAATGGCTCCATTTTTTTATAGGTATCAAGGAATGCCGGATCAAATACGTCTTCAAAAGAGGCTCTGAGGTCAACGGTCAATGGCGGTTTCAGTTCACGGTCCTGCAGCTGCCGGTGGACCAGTTCGTGAAATCTCTCCCTGAACAGATCGATGTTCTCTTCATGTATCGAAATCCCGACTGCTGCCTTGTGCCCTCCGAATCTAATGAGCATCTCAGACATATTTTCAAGTATGGTGTGGATGTCGAGACCGGAGACCGACCTGCCGGAACCCGTCGCCGTCCCGTCTTCTTCAATGGTAAAGAGAATGGTCGGATGGTCATATTTGCTGACCATTCTGGAAGCAACAAGTCCCAACATGCCTTTGTGCCAATTCCGACTGGCCAGAACCAGCCCCCTTTCACCTCCGGCAAGCTGCTGATCAGCCGCAACACAGGCGTCGGCGAAAATCTCATCCGAGATGGAACGCCTCTGCTGATTGGCCTCTTCCAGAAGCGATGCATTTCCTTCTGCCGCTAAGGGGTTTTCCGCCATTAAGAGTTCAAGGGCCACCAATGGGGTTCCGATTCTTCCCGCAGCATTTAATCGAGGCGCCAGGTGAAATGAGATGGATTCCGCAGATACTGAACCGGGGGTGATGTTTGCTTTTTTCAGAAGAGCTTTTATCCCCGGCCTTGGTGAGTTTCTGATCATTTCCAGACCTGCTTTCACCAGAATGCGGTTTGCTCCGGTTAAAGGGACCATGTCAGCCACCGTCCCGATAGCGACCAGGTCAAGATATTCCTTGAGATTGGGCTGTCGTTCGTCCTGCCAACAGCCGATTTCCTTCAATCGTGCCCGCAGCCCGGCAATCAGGTAAAATGCAACCCCTACCCCGGCAAGATCGGTGAAAGGAAAGGCGCATTCCGGCAGGTGCGGGTTGATGACGGCATCTGCTTCAGGGATGGTTTCCGAGGGGCGATGGTGGTCGGTAATGATCACCGAATAGCCCATCGCTCTGGCTTCGTCAACTTCCTGATGATTTGAAATGCCGCAGTCGACCGTCACCAGGAGCATGCCGTTCGCCCCGTCCGGAGAATACCTGTTTTTCAATTCTGCCAGGGCTTTGCGATTGAGGCTGTATCCTTCCGTCAATCTGTCGGGAATGTAGCTCGAACAGCGAAATCCGGCGTGTTTCATAAATGTTGCCAGCAACGCGGTTGCGGTGGTTCCATCTGCATCATAATCCCCATATATGACTACTTGAATTTTCCGTTCGAGAGCATTAATCAGCAGGTCGAGTGCAGGTTTTAAACCATGCAGGGTGTCCGGTACCGGGAGTTGGGCGAGTGTTGGGTTGAGGAAAATCCGGGCAGCTTCGCCTGTTATTCCTCGAAGGGCAAGGAGTTTTTCGGCAAGAGAAGGGAGAGCGCTGTCCGCACCCGCCTCGGGCAGATCATCCACATGATCCGCAAGTATTTTCCAGTTTCCGGAGTGACTCATGCCTGATCAGACTCTTCATTGATCCGATCATACAGCCGGAAGCCGATAATGATATACCTGGTGCCGGAGATGGCGGTCATCAGGGCGGTGACAAGCATCAGGTATGCACCGAAACGGGAGTCGGCAGCCGCATGATTATAGGCCAGCAGATAGACAACCGTGGACATCTGGAAGAATGTTGTGATCTTGCTGTCGATAGTGGGTTTGATGTCGGGGAAACGGTCGTAGGCAGATAATACGGCGAGCCCGGACAGGATAATGACGTCCCGGCTGACGATCATCACCGCAAGCCAGACCGGAACGAAATGATAGACGGAGAGAATGATATACGCTGTCGTTAAAAGAAGTTTGTCTGCAAGGGGGTCAAGGAAGGCTCCCAACGAGGTTTTCTGTTTAAAGGCCCTGGCGATGAAGCCGTCGACCCCGTCACTGATGACGGCAATCACAAACACCACCAGTGCGTGGCCATGCTTCCCGGCAAGAAGAAAAATGACCATTACCGGTACGAGAATGATTCTAATGAGGGTGATCAGGTTTGGTAAGTTCATTGCTGTTCGATAAATTTCGTAATGGTAGTCAGGATTTCATCGGATTGCACGGGGCTGAACCACTTGATTTCATGATCCCTGTTGAACCAGGTGAATTGTCTTTTGGCATAATGACGGGTATCCCGTGCGAGATTCTCAACGGTCTCATCAAGATTCCAGGCGCCGACAAGATACTCCGTAACATGTTTGTAACCTATTGACTGCATGGATTTGAGGTCAGCGGAGTAACCTTTTGCAAGCAAACCTTCCACTTCCTCAATCAGGCCTGATTCGATCATGGCCTTCGCCCTTTTGTTGATTCTCTCATAGAGCTTCTCCCGATCAGTTGCAAGGCCGATTTTAAGAGTGTTTCTTCGTCCCTGCGAGGGGTTGTTGTGTTGCCTGGTCAGATGTTCAGACCAGGTTATACCGGTGCTTTCAAATATTTCAATCGCTCTTGCCATTCTTGATCTGTCGTTTCTGTGGATTCGGGCTGCGGAAAGAGGATCGATCTGTTCAAGATAGTTGTGGAGTCTTGCTCTCCCCTCTTCATCGGCAAGCTCCCCGAGAAGTTTCTTTCTGATTGGTTCCTGGTCGCTTTTTCCCTGCGCCACCTGGTCCGGAATATCAAAGAGGCCGTTTTCAAATGCCTTGAGATAGAGACCTGTTCCACCGGTGAGGAGGGGCAATTTCCCCTCAGCAATGATCTTTTGGCTGGCCTCTCCGGCATCACTTACGAAGCGTTGCACGTTATATTCGTCATCAGGATCAACTATGTCAACCAGATGATGTTTAACAATCTGCTGTTCTTCCCGGGTCGGTTTGGCGGTGCCGATGTCCATGTAACGGTAAACCTGCATCGAATCCACACTGACAATTTCTGCATCAAGGAGAGAAGAAATCCGCAGAACGAGATCTGTTTTTCCCACCGCCGTGGGGCCCACAATGGCAATAAGCGGATTGTCTGTTCTATGTTCTTCCGGGTGCATCAGATAAAAATCCAGGCAGAGATCAGGTTTCGATCGGCAAACAACCGTACAATAATTTCAAAGAAGTCAGTTTGTGATATTAACAGCCTGAACACGGCCCAACAAGATTTAAAAAAAAGGGGGAAAGAGGGGCAGGATGATAGAAGAACAGCGCAGACCAGGGAACATATCTTAAAGAGGCTATTTCCCCCAGCGATCGAGGCGTTCAAAGGCAAGTTTTGCCGCCATGAAGAGCATTTCAAGCTTGACCGGTTTGGTGAAATAATCATCGAAACCGGCTTCCCGGCAGTCGGAAAGCTCAAACAGGGTCGCATAAGCAGTCATGGCGAAAATGCATGCCAGAGGATGATCGACCCTGATCTGCCTGCAGAGTTCCAGCCCGTCCATGCTTCCCGGCAATTTAAGGTCCAGAAAAAAAACTTTTATATCCGGA encodes:
- the miaA gene encoding tRNA (adenosine(37)-N6)-dimethylallyltransferase MiaA: MHPEEHRTDNPLIAIVGPTAVGKTDLVLRISSLLDAEIVSVDSMQVYRYMDIGTAKPTREEQQIVKHHLVDIVDPDDEYNVQRFVSDAGEASQKIIAEGKLPLLTGGTGLYLKAFENGLFDIPDQVAQGKSDQEPIRKKLLGELADEEGRARLHNYLEQIDPLSAARIHRNDRSRMARAIEIFESTGITWSEHLTRQHNNPSQGRRNTLKIGLATDREKLYERINKRAKAMIESGLIEEVEGLLAKGYSADLKSMQSIGYKHVTEYLVGAWNLDETVENLARDTRHYAKRQFTWFNRDHEIKWFSPVQSDEILTTITKFIEQQ
- a CDS encoding response regulator → MNKKVMIVDDEKVIRDMLDKAFSTQGYETVCAKDGDDALKQLTPDIKVFFLDLKLPGSMDGLELCRQIRVDHPLACIFAMTAYATLFELSDCREAGFDDYFTKPVKLEMLFMAAKLAFERLDRWGK